From the Exiguobacterium aurantiacum genome, one window contains:
- a CDS encoding ComF family protein codes for MNCLVCRKPFAVPWSPATLLKYDWVCPDCDAMFTPLEPGCPRCGHPTEDGATCDDCVRWLGLGLDLTVRSLFAYDEAGANWLHRYKFGGDVALANQMRSVLRKTREPGAVYVPIPLSEERLRTRRFNQAEVLAQMIGPTKQVLVKTEVSSQRELGKEERRHRTNPFTVQQLPRCGKIVLVDDVYTTGTTLHQAALTLRQAGVEQVSAVCLFRTLNKSKMRPI; via the coding sequence ATGAACTGTCTCGTCTGTCGGAAACCGTTCGCCGTCCCGTGGAGCCCGGCGACATTATTAAAATATGACTGGGTCTGCCCGGACTGTGACGCCATGTTCACGCCGCTTGAACCGGGTTGTCCGCGCTGTGGGCATCCGACCGAGGATGGGGCGACGTGTGACGACTGCGTCCGTTGGCTCGGTCTCGGGCTCGACTTGACCGTCCGCTCGCTCTTCGCCTATGACGAGGCGGGCGCAAATTGGCTCCATCGCTATAAATTCGGCGGTGATGTCGCCTTGGCGAATCAGATGCGCTCGGTACTCCGGAAGACGCGGGAACCAGGTGCCGTCTATGTGCCAATCCCGCTCAGCGAGGAGCGGTTGCGGACGCGGCGTTTTAATCAGGCGGAGGTGCTCGCCCAGATGATCGGGCCGACGAAACAGGTGCTCGTAAAAACCGAGGTTTCAAGTCAGCGTGAACTTGGGAAAGAAGAAAGGCGGCACCGTACGAATCCGTTCACTGTACAGCAGTTGCCGCGCTGTGGCAAAATTGTCCTCGTCGACGACGTCTACACGACCGGGACGACGCTCCATCAGGCGGCGCTCACCTTGCGTCAGGCCGGGGTAGAACAAGTTTCTGCCGTTTGCCTGTTCCGGACGCTAAACAAATCAAAAATGCGTCCGATATAA
- a CDS encoding flagellar protein — translation MKQSRSPYCPSCAEVDFQNFLKVRDFIREPANKQTTIGALVEATNVSELDITRYIQEGRLIIKDNPSLNIACIRCGNPTNQGKVCAGCQTDMQQELKGLQATVTKQSARAYRLD, via the coding sequence ATGAAACAAAGCCGCTCGCCTTACTGCCCATCCTGTGCGGAAGTCGATTTCCAAAACTTCTTGAAAGTCCGGGACTTCATCCGCGAACCCGCCAACAAACAGACGACGATCGGAGCCCTCGTCGAAGCGACGAACGTCTCCGAACTTGATATCACGCGATACATCCAGGAAGGACGCCTGATCATCAAAGACAACCCGTCACTGAACATCGCCTGCATCCGTTGCGGCAATCCGACGAACCAAGGAAAGGTATGCGCGGGTTGTCAGACCGACATGCAGCAAGAACTGAAAGGGCTACAAGCCACCGTCACGAAACAAAGCGCTCGCGCTTATCGTTTGGATTAA